One Gadus chalcogrammus isolate NIFS_2021 chromosome 4, NIFS_Gcha_1.0, whole genome shotgun sequence DNA segment encodes these proteins:
- the tjp2a gene encoding tight junction protein ZO-2a isoform X3 has translation MKFKKFITIMQAAMGVVPLNKRELLPPGRKLWRPQGEQPGPESPPRSRSDLLTSSRSWDRFHWTREAHYLYLRRLSSSRSYSAITQNPAMEETVWEMYTVTLQRDSKMGFGIAVSGGRDNPNEDSGETSIVVSDVLKGGPGDGLLFEKDRVVQVNAIPMDGVVHSFAVQTLRKCGKVAKITVKRPRTIPASSANRPPSPDDRVFHNDYNDDYNYDQDRRSVYSGGPRDHSPEKERGGGGGYTDSGYQTRERDYDNHKDYDRGGGERGRSADRDLSPDRPYRRDGSRGRVLEHERSPDRRYRSDHALEREYSPDRRYRSERTLDRDHSPDRRYLGDSPSRGSRDPSYERNRPRAPSDRSDRDRDYREPMKRGGSRDRLDRSPSPPPPALSIPLPRPAFRDLEPLEKPVSVLLLKNRPNEEYGLRLGSQLFIKEMTSTGLASKDGNLKEGDIILKINGTVTENLSLSDAGKLIEKSRGKLQLVVQRDRSQVLVRIPAMADSDSELDDISEIESYHSYSPQDDRPTHHSDLSSHSSNERLRDKTSEDPPSRLAKMGAMPTPFRAPDRSAEDLPPLAPDREEPRSETPPAPVARVIPKIHGLPKLPLKPSAEDQEIYGPNTVMVRFQKGDSVGLRLAGGNDVGIFIAGVQEDSAAEKEGLQTGDQIMKVNNMDFRGMVREDAVLYLLEVPKGEDVTILAQSKPEVYKDILTSGRGDSFFIRTHFEYEKEAPQSLAFSRGQIFKVTDTLYDGKLGNWLAIRTDKENQLLEKGVIPNKSRAEQMSNVQNAQRAAAGTDRGDFWRLRGQRAAKKKDLRKSREDLSAAPVSTRFPAYERVVLREAGFRRPVVLFGPIADAANDKLGNDLPNEFVVAKTEPKDAGSEKSSGVVRLNTIRQLIEQDLHALLDVTPKAVDTLNYTQWYPIVVFLNPDSKQGVKAMRNRLVPGSNRSARKLYEQAVKLRKTCSHLFTSTIDLNSANDAWYGSVKDSIREQQERAVWVCEGKLDGSEEDLDVHDDRMSYLSVMSVDYLSMDSRMTSDYEDTADEGGAYTDNELDETLELEPQPVSAIGRSSEPVLPDEKSHPEPRARMRRSGSREALTQDPSPPPSFVPEPPKQVRIQSRTESSRGYDSHSSSTLSSEAPGAGRPLPPPVALKPTYGARPAEEPGREEEDPASRSFMGKVKAFEKMDHLARAQRLVELQEAENARLEIAQKHPDIYAVPMKPPKPNANRPQPIG, from the exons ATGAAGTTCAAGAAGTTCATCACCATCATGCAGGCGGCCATGGGGGTGGTCCCTCTGAACAAGCGGGAGCTCTTGCCACCCGGCCGGAAACTCTGGCGGCCCCAGGG GGAGCAGCCAGGCCCTGAGTCTCCCCCCCGCTCCAGATCAGACCTCCTGACCTCCAGCCGCTCCTGGGACAGGTTCCACTGGACCAGAGAAGCACATTACCTGTACCTCCgtcgcctctcctcctcacgCAGTTACTCCGCCATTACCCAG AACCCAGCCATGGAGGAGACCGTATGGGAGATGTACACTGTCACCCTGCAGAGG GATTCAAAGATGGGCTTCGGCATCGCCGTCTCCGGGGGACGGGACAACCCCAACGAGGACAGCGGGGAGACGTCCATCGTGGTGTCGGACGTCCTGAAAGGAGGCCCCGGGGACGGCCTGTTGTT tGAGAAGGACCGAGTGGTTCAGGTGAACGCCATCCCTATGGACGGAGTGGTGCACTCCTTCGCTGTGCAGACCCTCAGAAAGTGTGGGAAAGTAGCAAAGATC acggtGAAgcgccccaggaccatcccggcCTCCTCCGCCAACCGCCCGCCCTCCCCCGACGACCGCGTGTTCCACAACGACTACAACGACGACTACAACTACGACCAAGACCGCCGCAGCGTCTACAGCGGGGGTCCGCGGGACCACAGCCCCGAGAaggagcgcggcggcggcggcggctacaCGGACTCGGGCTACCAGACGCGGGAGCGCGACTACGACAACCACAAGGACTACgaccgcggcggcggcgagcgCGGGCGCAGCGCGGACCGCGACCTCAGCCCCGACCGGCCCTACCGCCGCGACGGCAGCAGGGGCCGCGTGCTGGAGCACGAGCGCAGCCCCGACCGCCGTTACCGTAGCGACCACGCGCTGGAGCGGGAGTACAGCCCCGACCGGCGCTACCGCAGCGAGCGCACCCTGGACCGCGACCACAGCCCCGACCGGCGCTACCTGGGCGACAGTCCCAGCCGGGGGTCCCGGGACCCCAGCTACGAGCGGaaccggccccgggcccccagcgATCGTAGCGACCGGGACCGGGACTACCGCGAGCCCATGAAGCGTGGCGGCAGCCGGGACCGCCTGGACCGctcgccctcccccccgccccctgccctgagcatccccctgccccgccccgccTTCCGGGACCTGGAGCCCCTGGAGAAGCCCGTCAGCGTGCTGCTGCTCAAGAACCGGCCCAACGAAG AGTATGGTCTGCGTCTGGGCAGCCAGCTCTTCATCAAGGAGATGACCAGCACCGGGCTCGCTAGCAAGGATGGGAACCTCAAAGAAGGAGACATCATTCTCAAG ATCAACGGCACGGTGACGGAGAACCTGTCACTTAGCGACGCGGGGAAGCTCATCGAGAAGTCGCGCGGGAAGCTGCAGCTGGTGgtgcagagagacagaagcCAGGTGCTGGTTCGAATCCCAGCGATGGCCGACAGCGACTCGGAGCTCGATG ACATCTCTGAGATTGAGTCCTACCACTCGTACTCCCCACAGGACGACCGGCCGACCCACCACTCAGATCTCTCCTCTCACTCGTCCAATGAGAGGCTCCGAGACAAGACCAG CGAGGACCCACCCAGCAGGCTGGCCAAGATGGGCGCCATGCCAACGCCATTCCGGGCTCCTGATAGGTCCGCGGAGGACCTGCCCCCTTTGGCACCTGACAGGGAGGAGCCCAGGTCTGAGACTCCCCCAG cGCCGGTTGCAAGGGTTATTCCCAAGATTCACGGTCTGCCAAAGTTGCCACTCAAGCCAAGCGCAGAGGACCAGGAAATATACGG gcccAACACGGTGATGGTGCGCTTCCAGAAGGGCGACAGCGTGGGTCTGCGGCTGGCGGGCGGTAACGATGTGGGCATCTTCATCGCCGGCGTCCaggaggacagcgccgcagagaaggaggggctcCAGACCGGAGACCAGATCATGAAG gtgaacAACATGGACTTCCGCGGCATGGTGCGAGAAGACGCGGTGCTCTACCTCCTGGAGGTTCCCAAAGGGGAGGACGTCACCATCCTGGCCCAGAGCAAACCAGAAG tGTACAAGGACATCCTGACGTCGGGCCGGGGCGACTCGTTCTTCATCCGGACCCACTTTGAGTACGAGAAGGAGGCTCCGCAGAGCCTGGCCTTCTCCCGGGGCCAGATCTTCAAGGTCACGGACACGCTGTACGACGGCAAGCTGGGCAACTGGCTGGCCATCCGCACGGACAAGGAGAACCAGCTGCTGGAGAAGGGCGTCATCCCCAACAAGAGCAG GGCGGAGCAGATGTCCAACGTGCAAAACGCCCAGCGGGCCGCCGCCGGCACGGACCGGGGGGACTTCTGGAGGCTGAGGGGTCAAAGGGCGGCCAAGAAGAAGGACCTCCGCAAGAGCCGGGAGGACCTGAGCGCCGCGCCCGTCTCCACCCGCTTCCCCGCCTACGAGAGGGTGGTGCTACGAGAAG CTGGGTTCAGGAGGCCCGTGGTTCTGTTCGGACCCATCGCTGACGCCGCCAACGACAAGCTGGGAAACGACCTGCCCAATGAATTTGTCGTCGCCA AGACTGAACCCAAGGACGCAGGCAGTGAGAAGTCTTCAGGCGTGGTCAGACTCAACACAATTCGACAGCTCATTGAACAG GACCTGCACGCCCTGCTGGACGTCACGCCCAAGGCGGTGGACACCCTGAACTACACCCAGTGGTACCCCATCGTGGTGTTCCTCAACCCGGACAGCAAGCAGGGCGTCAAGGCCATGCGCAACCGCCTGGTGCCCGGCTCCAACCGCAGCGCGCGCAAGCTGTACGAGCAGGCCGTCAAGCTGAGGAAGACCTGCTCCCACCTCTTCACCT CAACCATCGACCTGAACTCTGCTAATGACGCGTGGTACGGCAGTGTGAAGGACTCCATCCGggaacagcaggagagagccGTCTGGGTGTGCGAGGGCAAG CTGGACGGTTCGGAGGAGGACCTGGACGTCCACGACGACCGCATGTCCTACCTGTCGGTGATGAGCGTGGACTACCTGAGCATGGACAGCCGCATGACCAGCGACTACGAGGACACCGCCGACGAGGGCGGAGCCTACACGGACAATGAGCTGGACGAGACGCTGGAGCTGGAGCCCCAGCCCGTCTCCGCCATCGGACGCTCCTCGGAGCCCGTTCTGCCCGACGAG AAGTCTCACCCTGAGCCCAGGGCTCGGATGAGGAGGTCGGGCAGCCGGGAGGCTCTGACCCAAgaccccagccctcccccctcctttgtCCCTGAGCCCCCCAAG caggtGCGCATCCAGAGCCGCACCGAGTCGTCGCGCGGCTACGACTCCCACTCCAGCAGCACCCTGAGCAGCGAGGCCCCGGGGGCCGGccggcccctgcccccccccgtgGCCCTCAAGCCCACCTACGGGGCGCGCCCGGCCGAGGAGCCGGGgcgtgaggaggaggaccccGCCAGCCGCTCCTTCATGGGGAAG gtGAAGGCGTTCGAGAAGATGGACCATCTGGCCAGAGCCCAAAGGCTGGTGGAGCTGCAGGAGGCTGAGAACGCTCGG CTGGAGATCGCCCAGAAGCACCCTGACATCTACGCTGTGCCCATGAAGCCACCGAAGCCCAACGCCAACCGACCTCAGCCCATCGGGTAa
- the tjp2a gene encoding tight junction protein ZO-2a isoform X1 translates to MKFKKFITIMQAAMGVVPLNKRELLPPGRKLWRPQGEQPGPESPPRSRSDLLTSSRSWDRFHWTREAHYLYLRRLSSSRSYSAITQNPAMEETVWEMYTVTLQRDSKMGFGIAVSGGRDNPNEDSGETSIVVSDVLKGGPGDGLLFEKDRVVQVNAIPMDGVVHSFAVQTLRKCGKVAKITVKRPRTIPASSANRPPSPDDRVFHNDYNDDYNYDQDRRSVYSGGPRDHSPEKERGGGGGYTDSGYQTRERDYDNHKDYDRGGGERGRSADRDLSPDRPYRRDGSRGRVLEHERSPDRRYRSDHALEREYSPDRRYRSERTLDRDHSPDRRYLGDSPSRGSRDPSYERNRPRAPSDRSDRDRDYREPMKRGGSRDRLDRSPSPPPPALSIPLPRPAFRDLEPLEKPVSVLLLKNRPNEEYGLRLGSQLFIKEMTSTGLASKDGNLKEGDIILKINGTVTENLSLSDAGKLIEKSRGKLQLVVQRDRSQVLVRIPAMADSDSELDDISEIESYHSYSPQDDRPTHHSDLSSHSSNERLRDKTSEDPPSRLAKMGAMPTPFRAPDRSAEDLPPLAPDREEPRSETPPAPVARVIPKIHGLPKLPLKPSAEDQEIYGPNTVMVRFQKGDSVGLRLAGGNDVGIFIAGVQEDSAAEKEGLQTGDQIMKVNNMDFRGMVREDAVLYLLEVPKGEDVTILAQSKPEVYKDILTSGRGDSFFIRTHFEYEKEAPQSLAFSRGQIFKVTDTLYDGKLGNWLAIRTDKENQLLEKGVIPNKSRAEQMSNVQNAQRAAAGTDRGDFWRLRGQRAAKKKDLRKSREDLSAAPVSTRFPAYERVVLREAGFRRPVVLFGPIADAANDKLGNDLPNEFVVAKTEPKDAGSEKSSGVVRLNTIRQLIEQDLHALLDVTPKAVDTLNYTQWYPIVVFLNPDSKQGVKAMRNRLVPGSNRSARKLYEQAVKLRKTCSHLFTSTIDLNSANDAWYGSVKDSIREQQERAVWVCEGKLDGSEEDLDVHDDRMSYLSVMSVDYLSMDSRMTSDYEDTADEGGAYTDNELDETLELEPQPVSAIGRSSEPVLPDEKSHPEPRARMRRSGSREALTQDPSPPPSFVPEPPKQVRIQSRTESSRGYDSHSSSTLSSEAPGAGRPLPPPVALKPTYGARPAEEPGREEEDPASRSFMGKVKAFEKMDHLARAQRLVELQEAENARLEIAQKHPDIYAVPMKPPKPNANRPQPIGSSSNPEPQSRGGQYDEDEEEYRRQLAEQTKRGHYNPQKYKDTEL, encoded by the exons ATGAAGTTCAAGAAGTTCATCACCATCATGCAGGCGGCCATGGGGGTGGTCCCTCTGAACAAGCGGGAGCTCTTGCCACCCGGCCGGAAACTCTGGCGGCCCCAGGG GGAGCAGCCAGGCCCTGAGTCTCCCCCCCGCTCCAGATCAGACCTCCTGACCTCCAGCCGCTCCTGGGACAGGTTCCACTGGACCAGAGAAGCACATTACCTGTACCTCCgtcgcctctcctcctcacgCAGTTACTCCGCCATTACCCAG AACCCAGCCATGGAGGAGACCGTATGGGAGATGTACACTGTCACCCTGCAGAGG GATTCAAAGATGGGCTTCGGCATCGCCGTCTCCGGGGGACGGGACAACCCCAACGAGGACAGCGGGGAGACGTCCATCGTGGTGTCGGACGTCCTGAAAGGAGGCCCCGGGGACGGCCTGTTGTT tGAGAAGGACCGAGTGGTTCAGGTGAACGCCATCCCTATGGACGGAGTGGTGCACTCCTTCGCTGTGCAGACCCTCAGAAAGTGTGGGAAAGTAGCAAAGATC acggtGAAgcgccccaggaccatcccggcCTCCTCCGCCAACCGCCCGCCCTCCCCCGACGACCGCGTGTTCCACAACGACTACAACGACGACTACAACTACGACCAAGACCGCCGCAGCGTCTACAGCGGGGGTCCGCGGGACCACAGCCCCGAGAaggagcgcggcggcggcggcggctacaCGGACTCGGGCTACCAGACGCGGGAGCGCGACTACGACAACCACAAGGACTACgaccgcggcggcggcgagcgCGGGCGCAGCGCGGACCGCGACCTCAGCCCCGACCGGCCCTACCGCCGCGACGGCAGCAGGGGCCGCGTGCTGGAGCACGAGCGCAGCCCCGACCGCCGTTACCGTAGCGACCACGCGCTGGAGCGGGAGTACAGCCCCGACCGGCGCTACCGCAGCGAGCGCACCCTGGACCGCGACCACAGCCCCGACCGGCGCTACCTGGGCGACAGTCCCAGCCGGGGGTCCCGGGACCCCAGCTACGAGCGGaaccggccccgggcccccagcgATCGTAGCGACCGGGACCGGGACTACCGCGAGCCCATGAAGCGTGGCGGCAGCCGGGACCGCCTGGACCGctcgccctcccccccgccccctgccctgagcatccccctgccccgccccgccTTCCGGGACCTGGAGCCCCTGGAGAAGCCCGTCAGCGTGCTGCTGCTCAAGAACCGGCCCAACGAAG AGTATGGTCTGCGTCTGGGCAGCCAGCTCTTCATCAAGGAGATGACCAGCACCGGGCTCGCTAGCAAGGATGGGAACCTCAAAGAAGGAGACATCATTCTCAAG ATCAACGGCACGGTGACGGAGAACCTGTCACTTAGCGACGCGGGGAAGCTCATCGAGAAGTCGCGCGGGAAGCTGCAGCTGGTGgtgcagagagacagaagcCAGGTGCTGGTTCGAATCCCAGCGATGGCCGACAGCGACTCGGAGCTCGATG ACATCTCTGAGATTGAGTCCTACCACTCGTACTCCCCACAGGACGACCGGCCGACCCACCACTCAGATCTCTCCTCTCACTCGTCCAATGAGAGGCTCCGAGACAAGACCAG CGAGGACCCACCCAGCAGGCTGGCCAAGATGGGCGCCATGCCAACGCCATTCCGGGCTCCTGATAGGTCCGCGGAGGACCTGCCCCCTTTGGCACCTGACAGGGAGGAGCCCAGGTCTGAGACTCCCCCAG cGCCGGTTGCAAGGGTTATTCCCAAGATTCACGGTCTGCCAAAGTTGCCACTCAAGCCAAGCGCAGAGGACCAGGAAATATACGG gcccAACACGGTGATGGTGCGCTTCCAGAAGGGCGACAGCGTGGGTCTGCGGCTGGCGGGCGGTAACGATGTGGGCATCTTCATCGCCGGCGTCCaggaggacagcgccgcagagaaggaggggctcCAGACCGGAGACCAGATCATGAAG gtgaacAACATGGACTTCCGCGGCATGGTGCGAGAAGACGCGGTGCTCTACCTCCTGGAGGTTCCCAAAGGGGAGGACGTCACCATCCTGGCCCAGAGCAAACCAGAAG tGTACAAGGACATCCTGACGTCGGGCCGGGGCGACTCGTTCTTCATCCGGACCCACTTTGAGTACGAGAAGGAGGCTCCGCAGAGCCTGGCCTTCTCCCGGGGCCAGATCTTCAAGGTCACGGACACGCTGTACGACGGCAAGCTGGGCAACTGGCTGGCCATCCGCACGGACAAGGAGAACCAGCTGCTGGAGAAGGGCGTCATCCCCAACAAGAGCAG GGCGGAGCAGATGTCCAACGTGCAAAACGCCCAGCGGGCCGCCGCCGGCACGGACCGGGGGGACTTCTGGAGGCTGAGGGGTCAAAGGGCGGCCAAGAAGAAGGACCTCCGCAAGAGCCGGGAGGACCTGAGCGCCGCGCCCGTCTCCACCCGCTTCCCCGCCTACGAGAGGGTGGTGCTACGAGAAG CTGGGTTCAGGAGGCCCGTGGTTCTGTTCGGACCCATCGCTGACGCCGCCAACGACAAGCTGGGAAACGACCTGCCCAATGAATTTGTCGTCGCCA AGACTGAACCCAAGGACGCAGGCAGTGAGAAGTCTTCAGGCGTGGTCAGACTCAACACAATTCGACAGCTCATTGAACAG GACCTGCACGCCCTGCTGGACGTCACGCCCAAGGCGGTGGACACCCTGAACTACACCCAGTGGTACCCCATCGTGGTGTTCCTCAACCCGGACAGCAAGCAGGGCGTCAAGGCCATGCGCAACCGCCTGGTGCCCGGCTCCAACCGCAGCGCGCGCAAGCTGTACGAGCAGGCCGTCAAGCTGAGGAAGACCTGCTCCCACCTCTTCACCT CAACCATCGACCTGAACTCTGCTAATGACGCGTGGTACGGCAGTGTGAAGGACTCCATCCGggaacagcaggagagagccGTCTGGGTGTGCGAGGGCAAG CTGGACGGTTCGGAGGAGGACCTGGACGTCCACGACGACCGCATGTCCTACCTGTCGGTGATGAGCGTGGACTACCTGAGCATGGACAGCCGCATGACCAGCGACTACGAGGACACCGCCGACGAGGGCGGAGCCTACACGGACAATGAGCTGGACGAGACGCTGGAGCTGGAGCCCCAGCCCGTCTCCGCCATCGGACGCTCCTCGGAGCCCGTTCTGCCCGACGAG AAGTCTCACCCTGAGCCCAGGGCTCGGATGAGGAGGTCGGGCAGCCGGGAGGCTCTGACCCAAgaccccagccctcccccctcctttgtCCCTGAGCCCCCCAAG caggtGCGCATCCAGAGCCGCACCGAGTCGTCGCGCGGCTACGACTCCCACTCCAGCAGCACCCTGAGCAGCGAGGCCCCGGGGGCCGGccggcccctgcccccccccgtgGCCCTCAAGCCCACCTACGGGGCGCGCCCGGCCGAGGAGCCGGGgcgtgaggaggaggaccccGCCAGCCGCTCCTTCATGGGGAAG gtGAAGGCGTTCGAGAAGATGGACCATCTGGCCAGAGCCCAAAGGCTGGTGGAGCTGCAGGAGGCTGAGAACGCTCGG CTGGAGATCGCCCAGAAGCACCCTGACATCTACGCTGTGCCCATGAAGCCACCGAAGCCCAACGCCAACCGACCTCAGCCCATCGG ctcCAGCTCCAACCCGGAGCCCCAGTCGAGGGGGGGGCAGtacgacgaggacgaggaggagtacCGCCGGCAGCTGGCCGAGCAGACCAAGCGAGGGCACTACAACCCCCAGAAGTACAAGGACACGGAGCTGTAG